Proteins from one Candidatus Methanoperedens sp. genomic window:
- the larE gene encoding ATP-dependent sacrificial sulfur transferase LarE codes for MSNKIRLIVNALTERGSVLVAFSGGVDSAVLAALAYRALKNQAIAVTADSKTLAPGELECAKEVAKEIGLRHIVISYDELSEPEFAKNPVDRCYYCKKGLLRELKKLAALHGMNTIIEGTNISDLKNHRPGHRAVMEEEVYNPYVEFKVTKEEIRKMAHELGLSVADKPSMACLSSRFPYGQAITSEGLKRVGAAEDFLRRAGFKVVRVRDHSGIARIEIMPDEMPRFLEMREAVVSEFKRLGFSYITLDLIGFRSGSMDEVLSKL; via the coding sequence ATGTCCAATAAGATACGGTTAATCGTAAATGCCCTGACAGAGAGAGGCAGTGTTCTCGTAGCCTTTTCGGGTGGTGTAGACAGCGCCGTACTTGCGGCGCTTGCATACAGGGCTTTAAAGAATCAGGCAATTGCCGTTACCGCAGATTCGAAGACCCTTGCGCCTGGCGAGCTTGAGTGCGCAAAAGAAGTTGCAAAAGAGATAGGCCTAAGGCATATTGTTATTTCCTACGATGAGCTCAGCGAGCCTGAATTTGCAAAAAACCCTGTGGATAGATGCTATTACTGCAAGAAGGGATTGCTGCGTGAGTTGAAAAAGCTTGCAGCTCTGCATGGCATGAATACCATTATCGAGGGAACTAATATTTCTGATTTGAAAAACCACAGACCAGGTCACAGGGCTGTGATGGAAGAGGAGGTTTATAACCCGTATGTTGAATTTAAAGTCACAAAGGAAGAAATTCGAAAAATGGCGCATGAGCTTGGTCTGTCGGTTGCTGATAAGCCCTCTATGGCATGCCTTTCCTCTCGTTTTCCCTACGGGCAGGCAATAACCTCTGAGGGATTGAAACGTGTGGGTGCTGCGGAGGATTTTCTTCGAAGAGCAGGGTTCAAGGTTGTGCGGGTAAGAGACCATTCCGGCATAGCGCGGATAGAGATAATGCCTGATGAAATGCCGCGATTTCTGGAAATGAGAGAGGCTGTTGTGTCTGAATTCAAAAGGCTCGGATTTTCCTATATTACCCTTGACCTCATAGGTTTCAGGAGCGGGAGCATGGATGAAGTATTATCAAAATTATGA
- a CDS encoding hydroxymethylglutaryl-CoA reductase, degradative produces MTKTSKLSGFYKLSPKERLKVVSEFSSLTEEEASCISATGALSHDAADRMVENVIGVMEVPLGVAVNFLINGKDYLIPMAIEEPSVIAAAGNAAKMAREGGGFTTSSTGPVMIGQIQAVGIADPNFARVNILEKKDEIIRRANEVDPVLVKFGGGAKDVEVRVIDTPGGKMVITHLIVDCRDAMGANAVNTMAETVAPYIEELTGGRVYLRIISNFADKRIMRAKVVFTKEAIGGADVVDGILAAYHFAAGDPYRAATHNKGIMNGVTAAVLATGNDTRAIEAGAHVYAARSGTYRPLSAYEKNANGDLVATIEMPMAVGLVGGATKTNPIARAAVKILGVKTATEMGEVFAALGLAQNFAALKALATEGIQRGHMGLHSRNVAIQAGATGEMVDKIAEIMVRERKVRADRAKELLDEMKKKK; encoded by the coding sequence ATGACAAAAACATCAAAGCTCTCGGGTTTCTACAAGCTGAGCCCGAAGGAAAGGCTCAAAGTGGTAAGCGAGTTTTCAAGTCTCACGGAGGAAGAAGCTTCATGCATCAGCGCCACGGGCGCCCTATCCCATGATGCGGCAGACCGCATGGTGGAGAACGTCATCGGCGTAATGGAAGTTCCTCTGGGCGTAGCTGTGAATTTCTTAATCAACGGCAAAGATTACCTCATTCCCATGGCAATAGAAGAGCCCTCGGTGATAGCTGCTGCCGGCAATGCGGCAAAGATGGCGCGTGAGGGCGGGGGATTCACCACAAGCAGCACGGGTCCGGTTATGATAGGTCAGATACAGGCTGTTGGAATCGCAGACCCCAATTTTGCGAGGGTGAACATCCTTGAGAAGAAGGACGAGATAATCCGGCGGGCAAACGAAGTGGATCCCGTGCTTGTCAAGTTCGGAGGAGGAGCAAAGGATGTGGAGGTAAGGGTTATTGACACGCCTGGCGGAAAAATGGTGATAACGCATTTAATAGTGGACTGCAGGGATGCCATGGGAGCCAATGCTGTAAACACCATGGCTGAAACCGTAGCTCCTTATATCGAAGAGCTGACTGGCGGAAGGGTGTACCTCAGGATAATCTCGAATTTTGCAGACAAGCGCATCATGAGGGCAAAAGTTGTATTCACAAAAGAGGCAATCGGCGGCGCAGACGTTGTGGACGGCATTCTTGCAGCATATCATTTTGCTGCAGGAGACCCTTATCGAGCTGCCACGCATAACAAAGGCATAATGAACGGAGTAACGGCTGCAGTGCTGGCCACCGGCAACGATACAAGGGCAATCGAGGCAGGAGCGCATGTCTATGCCGCCCGAAGCGGGACGTACCGTCCCCTGTCAGCATATGAGAAAAATGCAAACGGGGATCTTGTGGCGACAATCGAAATGCCCATGGCAGTTGGGCTTGTAGGAGGCGCCACAAAAACTAACCCCATTGCACGCGCTGCCGTTAAAATCCTCGGCGTCAAGACTGCTACGGAAATGGGCGAGGTATTTGCAGCGTTAGGTCTTGCCCAGAATTTCGCAGCATTGAAGGCGCTTGCCACCGAAGGCATACAGAGGGGGCATATGGGGCTTCACTCAAGGAATGTTGCGATTCAGGCAGGCGCCACGGGTGAAATGGTGGATAAGATAGCAGAAATAATGGTCAGGGAAAGGAAAGTCAGGGCTGACAGGGCGAAGGAATTGCTGGATGAGATGAAGAAAAAGAAATAA
- a CDS encoding VIT1/CCC1 transporter family protein, which yields MNHSLKIGFIFGLTSGIITTLGLIVGLDAGTHSRLAVIGGVLTIAIADAFSDALGIHISEEAESKHIQKEIWESTLSTFLAKFFFASTFLVPLLLFELSTAIIVSVAWGLSLLGILSFEIAREQKVKPWKVITEHLVIAAVVIVCTHYVGDWISKTFML from the coding sequence ATGAACCATTCTTTAAAAATAGGATTTATCTTTGGTTTAACCTCTGGAATAATCACGACACTCGGTCTAATCGTAGGTTTGGATGCCGGGACACATTCAAGACTCGCTGTTATTGGCGGTGTATTGACAATAGCAATAGCCGATGCATTCTCGGACGCGCTTGGTATTCATATCTCAGAGGAAGCGGAGAGTAAACACATTCAAAAAGAGATATGGGAATCAACGCTCTCCACTTTTCTGGCTAAGTTCTTTTTTGCATCCACATTTCTCGTTCCCCTTTTGCTTTTTGAACTTTCAACCGCAATTATTGTAAGTGTTGCCTGGGGATTGTCCCTGCTGGGTATTTTAAGTTTTGAAATTGCCAGGGAGCAAAAAGTAAAACCCTGGAAGGTTATCACGGAACATCTGGTTATTGCGGCTGTGGTAATTGTTTGTACTCACTATGTTGGCGATTGGATATCAAAAACCTTTATGCTATAG
- a CDS encoding 50S ribosomal protein L39e — MTQKTKGKKKRLAKAHNQNQRVPAWVIVKTKRKVMTHPKRRHWRRSTLKV, encoded by the coding sequence ATGACTCAAAAGACCAAAGGAAAGAAGAAAAGACTGGCAAAAGCGCACAACCAGAACCAGCGGGTGCCAGCCTGGGTTATTGTAAAAACCAAAAGAAAAGTGATGACCCATCCAAAGCGCAGGCACTGGCGAAGAAGCACACTCAAGGTTTGA
- a CDS encoding Single-stranded DNA binding protein, with product METEFAPHIEEIKRALDNEIDESNIIADLKKLLEYRVPLSEAKRSLIKKYGGSEKSKEKKLKDIQIGDRNIEITGQILEISKKTVNVKNNEKTVFSGTISDETAARSFTAWHDFDLNVGDVIKIAQAYVRNWQERPEINFGNRSKVTKLTSKIQIVQESEVRKLGELKDGDINVHTEFTILNIESREINTKDGTKKILSGIAADDDTKLPFTAWIVLPELAAGSAVEVKNAYVRSFRGVPTLNINETSQVIKLDKKIEYKVIGKVSIGDIAGKDGAYDIIIEGNILSIRPGSGLVARCPECSRVIQKGICRVHGKVDEKMDMRIKAIIDDGTGALTLVLDAPLTQKICGYTIEDAQNIAKAAMSQKAVEDEIKKKLVGKMLAARGNTSKGEFGSTLVASDVWEPLDMNKEKAAMLLGRAG from the coding sequence ATGGAGACTGAATTTGCGCCCCATATCGAAGAAATAAAAAGGGCGCTTGATAATGAAATAGACGAAAGTAATATTATAGCGGATTTAAAAAAGCTGCTTGAATACCGGGTACCGCTGAGCGAAGCGAAGAGAAGCCTGATTAAGAAATACGGCGGGTCGGAAAAGAGTAAAGAGAAGAAACTAAAGGATATACAAATCGGAGACCGCAATATCGAGATTACCGGGCAGATACTGGAAATTAGCAAAAAAACCGTAAATGTAAAAAATAATGAAAAGACGGTTTTTTCCGGAACTATAAGCGACGAGACAGCTGCGAGAAGTTTTACTGCATGGCATGATTTCGACCTGAATGTGGGCGATGTAATAAAGATCGCGCAGGCTTATGTGAGAAACTGGCAGGAGCGACCTGAGATAAATTTCGGGAACAGGTCAAAAGTCACAAAGCTTACCTCAAAAATCCAGATAGTCCAGGAAAGCGAGGTAAGAAAACTTGGAGAATTAAAGGATGGAGATATAAATGTCCATACCGAGTTCACTATCTTGAACATCGAATCGCGCGAAATCAATACAAAGGACGGCACTAAAAAAATTCTAAGCGGTATTGCTGCAGATGATGATACCAAACTTCCATTTACTGCGTGGATAGTATTGCCTGAACTTGCGGCTGGAAGTGCAGTTGAGGTAAAAAACGCCTACGTGCGGTCATTCCGGGGCGTTCCTACCCTGAATATAAATGAAACCAGCCAGGTAATAAAGCTTGATAAGAAAATCGAATACAAAGTAATCGGCAAGGTCAGCATAGGAGATATTGCAGGCAAAGACGGGGCCTATGACATTATTATCGAAGGCAACATCCTCTCCATCAGACCGGGTTCTGGATTGGTAGCCCGCTGCCCTGAGTGTTCGAGGGTTATTCAAAAAGGCATCTGCAGGGTTCATGGCAAAGTGGATGAAAAAATGGATATGCGGATTAAAGCCATAATCGATGACGGAACAGGAGCATTGACACTTGTTCTTGACGCACCCCTTACACAAAAGATATGCGGATATACCATAGAAGATGCGCAGAACATTGCAAAGGCGGCGATGTCCCAGAAAGCTGTGGAAGACGAAATCAAAAAGAAACTTGTCGGGAAAATGCTCGCAGCAAGGGGTAATACCTCAAAAGGCGAATTCGGGAGCACGCTTGTAGCAAGTGATGTGTGGGAGCCCCTTGATATGAACAAAGAAAAAGCAGCCATGCTTCTGGGCAGGGCGGGGTGA
- the purM gene encoding phosphoribosylformylglycinamidine cyclo-ligase: MALTYAKAGVDIEKENRAIASLAKQLVYKRRGFGAPLTDVGHYAGLIDFGEYALALTTDGVGSKVLIANEMRRWNTVGIDCIAMNVNDLLAMGIEPLAFVDYIAISEPNEEIMRQIGEGLSKGAEISRMTIVGGETATLPDIIKGFDLAGTCLGMVKKDRIITGEHIEIGDAIIGLPSNGVHSNGYSLVRKIIKESGYSYQDLFPYNKDTTIGGELLIPTRIYMEILDAARKYDIHGLAHITGSGLMKLHRITKYGFDMADPLKPQPIFRFLKEEGGVDEVEMYKTFNMGMGFVVVLSKSQAREASKMLGGKIIGEIVEQGIFVDGMEIK, from the coding sequence ATGGCTTTAACCTACGCAAAAGCAGGGGTGGATATAGAAAAGGAGAACCGTGCGATAGCGTCGCTTGCAAAACAACTTGTCTATAAACGCAGAGGCTTTGGTGCACCTTTAACAGACGTGGGCCATTATGCCGGTCTTATAGATTTTGGCGAATATGCCCTTGCGCTTACAACCGATGGTGTGGGTTCGAAGGTTCTGATAGCAAACGAGATGAGAAGATGGAACACAGTCGGGATTGACTGCATCGCCATGAACGTGAACGACCTTCTTGCAATGGGCATCGAGCCTCTTGCTTTCGTGGATTATATTGCCATAAGCGAACCGAACGAGGAAATAATGAGGCAGATAGGGGAGGGGCTTTCAAAAGGGGCTGAGATCTCAAGAATGACCATAGTGGGAGGCGAGACCGCCACTCTTCCTGATATCATCAAGGGCTTTGACCTTGCAGGCACGTGCCTCGGGATGGTAAAGAAGGACAGGATTATAACCGGCGAGCACATTGAAATCGGGGATGCCATTATCGGGCTTCCCTCAAACGGGGTGCACAGCAATGGATATTCACTTGTTCGAAAAATTATAAAGGAGTCGGGCTACTCATATCAGGATTTATTCCCTTATAATAAAGATACCACTATCGGGGGTGAGCTGTTAATCCCCACAAGGATATATATGGAAATACTGGACGCTGCCCGCAAGTACGATATTCACGGTCTCGCCCATATAACGGGAAGCGGGCTAATGAAACTCCACCGCATCACCAAATACGGGTTTGATATGGCTGATCCACTCAAGCCGCAGCCTATCTTCCGGTTTCTGAAGGAGGAAGGGGGCGTGGACGAAGTCGAGATGTACAAGACCTTTAATATGGGCATGGGTTTTGTGGTTGTACTATCAAAGAGCCAGGCTCGCGAAGCTTCGAAGATGCTGGGAGGAAAGATAATAGGGGAGATCGTGGAACAGGGGATATTTGTTGACGGGATGGAGATAAAGTAA
- a CDS encoding rubredoxin, which yields MIKYRCTVCGYIYDPEVGDTPRIKPGTAFEDLPDDWVCPQCGVGKDMFEKM from the coding sequence ATGATAAAATATCGCTGTACTGTTTGTGGTTATATCTATGACCCCGAAGTCGGGGACACCCCAAGGATTAAACCGGGGACAGCATTTGAAGACCTCCCGGACGACTGGGTATGTCCCCAATGCGGTGTGGGTAAGGATATGTTTGAAAAAATGTAA
- a CDS encoding ArsR family transcriptional regulator: MGKRTRIINEPSDIVPLLRAFGSDTHKKVFECLQNGWKTEEEIDKEVGFEPHESLDVLKKSGFVESKWRMPQPGKMPEKEYHSSYSKVQVNFQCSVEDLSDLIMVTFKNDKELRSYLDLIEKEVKSGNQSMNGLQRVVDKSIMFIRAVARRSSILAVKGQRIEMLGETE; the protein is encoded by the coding sequence ATGGGCAAGAGAACTCGTATTATTAATGAACCTTCAGACATTGTTCCGCTTCTGCGTGCCTTTGGTTCGGATACGCACAAGAAAGTTTTCGAGTGCCTGCAAAATGGCTGGAAGACTGAAGAAGAGATAGATAAAGAGGTGGGGTTTGAACCACATGAGAGCCTCGACGTTCTGAAAAAGAGCGGATTTGTGGAGAGTAAATGGAGAATGCCGCAGCCAGGGAAAATGCCAGAAAAGGAGTATCACTCATCCTATTCCAAGGTACAGGTAAATTTCCAGTGCTCTGTTGAAGATTTAAGCGACCTGATAATGGTCACTTTCAAGAACGACAAAGAATTGCGAAGCTATCTTGATTTAATCGAGAAAGAAGTTAAGAGCGGCAACCAGTCGATGAACGGGCTCCAGAGGGTAGTAGATAAAAGCATTATGTTCATCCGCGCGGTCGCAAGGCGATCATCAATCCTGGCAGTAAAAGGGCAGAGGATTGAAATGCTCGGAGAAACCGAATGA
- a CDS encoding translation initiation factor IF-6: MKRRLNISGSPVLGVFAACTEELVFVPRDASDETVKELEESLGVTALRFSVSGSSIIGSLLRGNSNGVMVAGFILERELRAIRKHTKAARLTGELNAAGNLILANDTAALVHPDLSDRSIGVIKKTLGVDVRRGTIGELKTVGMAGIATNKGVLVHPKSSPAEIGVIEDLFSLPVDIGTVNFGSPLVGSGLLANSKGYVAGEETTGPEISRIEDTLGYL, from the coding sequence GTGAAGCGCAGGTTAAATATTTCAGGAAGCCCGGTACTTGGCGTATTCGCAGCATGTACCGAGGAGCTCGTTTTTGTACCGCGCGATGCTTCCGACGAAACAGTGAAAGAACTGGAAGAATCCCTTGGCGTAACAGCCCTTCGTTTTTCAGTGAGCGGAAGTTCTATCATAGGCTCGCTGCTGCGGGGAAACAGCAACGGGGTCATGGTGGCGGGTTTTATCCTCGAAAGAGAGCTTCGTGCCATAAGGAAACACACAAAAGCCGCAAGATTGACAGGGGAACTGAACGCTGCAGGAAACCTCATACTTGCCAACGATACTGCTGCGCTTGTGCATCCTGACCTCTCGGATAGATCCATCGGGGTGATTAAAAAGACCCTCGGCGTGGACGTAAGGCGGGGCACCATCGGAGAGTTAAAGACCGTGGGCATGGCGGGTATTGCCACGAACAAAGGGGTACTCGTGCATCCAAAATCCAGTCCAGCCGAGATTGGGGTAATAGAAGATCTCTTCTCCCTGCCTGTGGATATCGGGACTGTCAATTTCGGATCACCACTTGTGGGTTCAGGGCTTCTTGCCAACAGCAAAGGTTATGTTGCAGGCGAGGAAACCACCGGTCCTGAAATCAGCAGGATTGAAGATACGCTGGGTTATCTGTAA
- a CDS encoding ferritin-like domain-containing protein, producing the protein MLIIMADELLDLLNKAIARELGVSIQYMWHHVMAMGMESPEIKDVFKEIAIVEMKHAEDIAERLFYLGGTPTTKPTPIKVGGSLKEMIEANLQAEIEAVAMYKEIIDKASEKEDTTTRLLFEEILTAEEEHKHTFSILLK; encoded by the coding sequence TTGTTGATAATTATGGCGGATGAATTGTTGGATTTATTAAATAAAGCGATTGCAAGAGAGCTTGGGGTCAGCATACAGTATATGTGGCATCATGTAATGGCAATGGGGATGGAAAGTCCTGAGATAAAGGATGTTTTTAAGGAGATAGCCATAGTAGAGATGAAGCATGCCGAGGATATTGCTGAGCGCCTTTTTTATCTCGGCGGGACTCCAACCACCAAACCCACGCCGATTAAAGTTGGGGGTTCACTGAAAGAGATGATTGAGGCAAACCTCCAGGCAGAGATTGAGGCTGTTGCGATGTATAAGGAAATCATAGACAAAGCTTCAGAAAAAGAGGATACAACCACGCGATTGCTGTTTGAGGAGATTCTAACTGCAGAGGAAGAGCACAAACATACGTTTTCGATCCTGCTGAAATAG
- a CDS encoding replication factor C small subunit, with translation MLKEEIWIEKYRPKKLDDVVGQAEVIKRLKSYVHSRNLPHLLFSGPPGVGKTASAICIARELFGEAWTNNFTELNASDERGIDVVRNKIKNFARTAPLGEAEFKIIFLDEADALTSDAQSALRRTMEKYTATCRFLLSCNYSSKIIEPIQSRCAVYRFKPIGSTAVEERIRHIARAEGVNLTDDGMDAIKYVAAGDMRRAINALQAAAMLDKTVNMDAIYKTTATAKPEEVVELVKLGLEGNFMKARAKLDYLLIEQGLSGEDIIGQIYRVMFDMTIPDRLKVDMIDRIGEIDFRMAEGANERIQLEALIAHFMLCGNKR, from the coding sequence ATGCTCAAAGAAGAAATCTGGATCGAGAAATACCGCCCAAAAAAACTGGACGATGTAGTTGGGCAGGCTGAAGTTATAAAGCGCCTTAAATCCTATGTGCATTCAAGAAACCTGCCGCACCTTCTCTTCTCAGGTCCTCCAGGCGTTGGGAAAACAGCCTCAGCAATATGCATAGCACGAGAGCTTTTCGGCGAAGCGTGGACTAATAATTTCACCGAGTTGAATGCCAGCGATGAGCGCGGTATCGATGTGGTGAGGAACAAGATTAAGAACTTTGCCAGGACTGCACCCCTGGGCGAAGCTGAGTTCAAGATAATATTCCTTGACGAAGCAGATGCCCTTACTTCTGATGCGCAGTCAGCGCTTCGAAGAACGATGGAAAAATACACAGCAACATGCCGGTTTCTACTCTCCTGCAATTATTCCTCAAAAATAATCGAACCCATCCAGTCAAGATGCGCAGTATACAGGTTCAAACCCATCGGGAGCACGGCAGTGGAGGAGAGAATAAGGCATATCGCCAGGGCAGAAGGCGTGAACTTGACTGATGACGGAATGGATGCAATAAAATACGTGGCAGCAGGCGACATGAGGCGCGCCATCAATGCCCTTCAGGCGGCTGCGATGCTTGATAAGACCGTCAACATGGATGCTATTTATAAGACAACAGCTACTGCAAAGCCAGAAGAAGTTGTGGAACTTGTAAAACTCGGTCTTGAGGGCAATTTCATGAAAGCCAGGGCGAAATTGGATTATCTGTTGATCGAGCAGGGACTTTCTGGCGAGGATATTATAGGGCAGATATACCGGGTTATGTTTGACATGACCATTCCGGACAGGCTGAAAGTGGACATGATTGACCGCATCGGAGAAATCGATTTCAGGATGGCTGAAGGGGCAAATGAGCGCATCCAGCTTGAGGCTTTGATTGCACACTTCATGCTGTGCGGAAATAAGCGCTGA
- a CDS encoding 50S ribosomal protein L31e, with translation MADIERIYTIPLSDARKVPRWKRAESAARKVRAYLAKHLKTDLKEVKLDKTINEKLWERGSMKPPLKLRVRAVKFEAGGVEAELAQE, from the coding sequence ATGGCAGACATAGAAAGAATCTATACCATTCCCCTCTCGGATGCAAGGAAAGTGCCGAGATGGAAGAGGGCGGAAAGCGCAGCAAGAAAGGTAAGAGCCTATCTTGCAAAACATTTAAAGACAGATTTAAAAGAAGTAAAACTGGATAAGACGATTAACGAGAAGCTCTGGGAGAGAGGTTCCATGAAACCGCCCTTGAAATTAAGAGTGAGAGCGGTTAAATTCGAGGCTGGCGGCGTGGAAGCCGAACTCGCCCAGGAATAA
- a CDS encoding winged helix-turn-helix transcriptional regulator — MILRSKKEITKFQILVEIAAHQPDVMQKEIAYKIGITPQAVSEYIKELVSDGFLYSDGRVRYRVTKKGVEWVLERAQELKKYARFVMEDVVSHISVATAIATEGLDKGQKVSLWMENGLLYAGRGEGDVAGITMSDAMEGEEVGVTDLKGMISLPEVNITICKIPRVERGGSRNVDYDILKKLSKGKPYIAALGVEALISLRKINIAPNILFGAKESVVEAAFHGLSSLVVSVDEEIPSLLNRLESEGLNYEVVDLSK; from the coding sequence ATGATACTTCGGAGTAAAAAAGAAATCACCAAATTCCAGATACTTGTTGAAATAGCCGCACACCAGCCCGATGTTATGCAGAAAGAGATTGCATATAAGATCGGCATAACACCTCAGGCTGTGTCGGAATATATCAAGGAACTTGTTTCTGATGGTTTCCTGTACTCGGATGGACGCGTGAGATATCGTGTTACCAAGAAGGGTGTGGAGTGGGTGCTTGAAAGGGCGCAGGAATTGAAAAAATACGCGCGGTTTGTGATGGAAGATGTAGTGAGCCATATATCCGTTGCGACAGCTATAGCTACGGAAGGACTTGATAAAGGGCAGAAGGTCTCGCTCTGGATGGAGAATGGCTTGCTATATGCAGGCAGAGGAGAAGGTGATGTGGCGGGCATTACCATGTCAGATGCCATGGAGGGAGAAGAGGTGGGAGTGACTGATTTGAAAGGGATGATAAGCCTGCCCGAGGTTAATATAACCATCTGCAAAATACCGAGAGTTGAAAGAGGGGGCTCTCGAAACGTGGATTACGATATTCTGAAAAAACTTTCGAAGGGGAAGCCGTATATCGCAGCGCTCGGGGTCGAAGCTCTGATCTCCCTTCGTAAAATAAATATTGCGCCCAACATTCTCTTCGGGGCAAAAGAATCAGTTGTGGAGGCGGCTTTTCACGGTCTCTCCTCGCTTGTGGTTTCTGTGGATGAGGAAATACCGTCCCTGCTCAACAGGCTTGAATCCGAAGGCTTGAACTACGAGGTTGTGGATCTGAGTAAATAA
- a CDS encoding DedA family protein, giving the protein MIAELLSGFITQFISSIGYIGVFILMTLESAALPVPSEVVMPFAGYLAYLKKFDLFLISIVGAVGCTAGSLISYYVGLKGGRPFIEKYGRYLFIESSHIELAETWFRKYGDRAVLFSRLLPVVRTFISLPAGIGKYDLKKLVTFSFIGSLPWCFALAYVGFSLGPSWENIIGFFNGLDIIVVAAVIMIILYYWKLKK; this is encoded by the coding sequence ATGATTGCAGAGCTATTGTCCGGTTTCATTACGCAGTTTATCTCTTCCATCGGATATATCGGGGTTTTTATTTTAATGACTTTGGAAAGCGCCGCGCTTCCCGTGCCTTCAGAGGTTGTGATGCCGTTTGCAGGCTATCTGGCATACCTGAAGAAATTCGATCTGTTTTTGATAAGCATTGTGGGCGCAGTTGGCTGCACCGCAGGCTCGCTGATCTCATATTATGTAGGTCTGAAAGGGGGGAGGCCTTTCATAGAAAAATACGGCAGGTATCTGTTCATTGAAAGCAGCCACATAGAGCTTGCAGAAACCTGGTTCAGGAAATACGGGGACAGGGCAGTTCTCTTTTCCAGGCTGCTCCCTGTAGTTCGCACTTTTATATCCCTGCCAGCAGGCATAGGAAAGTATGATTTAAAAAAGCTTGTGACCTTCAGTTTCATTGGCTCTTTACCCTGGTGCTTTGCTTTAGCATATGTTGGTTTCTCTCTCGGACCTTCCTGGGAAAATATAATCGGGTTTTTTAATGGGCTTGATATTATTGTTGTTGCAGCAGTAATTATGATTATTTTATATTACTGGAAGCTCAAAAAGTGA
- a CDS encoding radical SAM protein gives MKQERWGNIGSKFAHLTSVHPCYNEKAHFTTARIHLPVAPRCNIQCNYCIRKLDKCEHRPGVAGVILNPREALVRVDKYIKEMPNLRVVGIAGPGESLANEETFETLRLVHEKYPELIKCVASNGLLLSEKVEQLVEVGVTSVTVTINAVDPEVGAKIYSFVRYHDTTYKGVEGAKLLIENQFLGVKKASEAGLNVKVNTVLIPEVNFEQVKEIAKRAAESGAMLMNIIPLIPLHMFEHARAPECDELTIARTLAEEFLPQFRLCRQCRADAIGVPGFEPCGSPVQQRATGEYYHA, from the coding sequence ATGAAACAGGAACGCTGGGGAAACATCGGGTCAAAATTCGCACACCTCACGAGCGTGCACCCATGTTACAATGAGAAAGCGCACTTTACTACTGCGAGAATTCACCTGCCAGTGGCGCCGCGCTGCAATATCCAGTGCAACTACTGCATACGGAAACTGGATAAATGCGAGCACAGGCCGGGCGTAGCAGGCGTAATTCTCAATCCGCGGGAGGCGCTCGTAAGAGTGGACAAATATATAAAAGAGATGCCAAACCTGCGCGTTGTGGGAATCGCAGGACCAGGGGAGTCGCTGGCAAATGAGGAGACTTTTGAGACCCTGAGGCTTGTCCATGAGAAATATCCCGAACTCATAAAATGCGTGGCTTCTAATGGTCTTCTGCTATCTGAGAAAGTGGAGCAGCTTGTTGAGGTTGGAGTGACAAGCGTCACGGTAACGATAAACGCAGTTGACCCCGAGGTTGGCGCAAAAATTTACTCCTTCGTGCGCTACCATGATACGACCTATAAAGGCGTTGAAGGAGCAAAGCTGCTGATCGAGAACCAGTTCCTCGGCGTGAAGAAGGCAAGCGAGGCAGGACTGAATGTCAAGGTGAACACCGTGCTCATCCCCGAGGTCAATTTTGAGCAGGTAAAGGAAATAGCAAAGAGGGCAGCAGAAAGCGGTGCGATGCTGATGAACATCATCCCGCTTATACCGCTTCACATGTTTGAACACGCAAGAGCCCCAGAATGCGATGAACTAACCATAGCAAGGACGCTGGCTGAAGAATTCCTGCCGCAGTTCAGGCTGTGCAGGCAGTGCAGGGCAGATGCCATAGGTGTCCCGGGATTTGAGCCGTGCGGTTCTCCGGTGCAGCAGCGCGCAACGGGCGAATATTACCACGCATGA